From Zea mays cultivar B73 chromosome 3, Zm-B73-REFERENCE-NAM-5.0, whole genome shotgun sequence:
TATGGTTCTTTTCATGGGAAGAGGGTAATGGGTGTTACCTTACATTTTAACTAGGTTTCATGTTATTCTCTAGTGGTCTACTTCACTAATAATTTGGCAAAAATTAATTTGCCTATTGCTGCACATGTTTAGactttcttatgatttaattagGACATGGCcaaaaatcaagttttaattgttcacCCCACTTATTATGATGGGCTGGAGTGTTTACTacttttgtagtggtgttctagcagttaggagtctactgaaattttcttaccattttttaaatggtccttatatttttaattatggATTTTCTGGAtttattagtgcctaataaaataatTAACCTTGGATTTGCTCTCGACTAgggttctttgtatttttcctaggtttctcattacttaagtatactaggaaaaatatgttcatcctctgttcattaatttctcttgcctttcttaatttcctaagttttggacaaatacAGACTTTAAGCCAAGCCCAGGAGTTAATCTTGTATAATGGATTGctcagtatttttaaacagtgcttaagaTGGGTTTGCATTtcgacaaattttcttaagccaaGCACaggagtatttctatttttcttcattcataaggtttgggtagtttccctatttaattccaaaccctaaaaattaatacagaaaacatggggtttactatttttgcctaatagtttatattatttggaatccagcaaaattggtttgactaaatttggttaaatatttctcaagttatgaatttcctaagttctctgttcatttAAAAGGATATACAGAAATGGTTAAATGGAAAACTAACTTGCATCGGGGTCCCTAGCGAAAGTTTCTAAGTTTCCTTGCAGACTAGTCCtcgggttactattcacatgagtctctgactacgcagaaaaccccctagggtgacTCTAAATTAAACCCACGGTCCTTCCCCTAATAAAACAGTAATCGCGgtggaggaaagggcggaggggcttaccgacggcgagatCGCTCTAGCGAAGAGGCCGAGGGTGTAGGTGAGGTCgtgacggtcacgccgatgtgcggattgtctccggggatggtcggagtaggtaGGTCCACGTGCACAGGCGGGGGTGCTCGTCGGCAGCAAGGGCTCTAGCCTAACcagggcggtagagttcaattgaATTGGTCAGTGAGCTCCACTAGGTGCTAGGGAAGGCAtgggcgcgaggaattgaagaatggctcaccggataacTCGGTCTACGCGCGGAATCGCTCATCGGATAAGTCCGGTGACGATGATCTTGCTGTTCCAGTGAGATAGGGCTTCGATTctcgcttggagaagcttcacagcTCTTCAGGGAAGCTGTCCAAGGGCTCGGTTGAGGCTGAGGGTCTCTGGAAATCGCTAGCCACGGTGGTAGGCGCTCAGGTGGCTCGGGCGGGTGGCGCAGAGCTCACCGGAGATAAGGGTGGTGTCTGGCTAGAGAGGGTGAGTGCAGAGTGAGGTGAGGCACGTCTATGGGTGGTCTTAAAGGCGTGGGTGAGCACGGTCAAGGGGTGGCTCTAACACGCTCTCGGGGTGTGCACGGGCGAGCGCCAGTGCTCGCTCTGGCGCCTAGGCACGGCGTCGACCacaaggcagcgcagagagaggtcatgtTCTAGCGCGGATTGGGTCCAAATCTTtgtgattatggccatgatcccgttgagagatctcttcacctgacattcctttgtcgtttgtctgtggaggcttatgggtttcgctgactggatcaagagatatggagggatgaagttgggtttgtctcactACTGAACTCTGAGAGGAAATCCCGGGTTTGACGTGTCTAGGGCACGAATCTCGATGCCATCTTCACACACGTTGCAGAGGGGTTAGTTTAGaacaaatttgtcaatggggaCTTAAGGATTTGAGCTCGGGATTAAGGTGAACGCGCTCAAGTTCTAGGTGAAGGCTGAAATTCaccaatctgaatttcagatttccctaGGGAGCTTCCACTTGGATAGCCTTTTTGGGGTTTTtaataaactattttggccaagcttttaTAACAAttattgtagcttagttagtTTATTTCAaattttataattggcctaagccatgattccatgcTTTTCATGGTCTTATTACCAATTTCTTCCTTTCTACTTAATTGGCCTAAATATGGTTGTTCTAGGGTTTTAACACTTCTCCCATTTtgaatgcatgatatgatttaggCATGTGTCTTAGGACAAAATAATTAGTGGAACTTTTATTCTCAAGTTCAATGGTGTCTTTTGCCCaatttgattcacatgaaataatggttcctgAGTTAGCCCTGAGAAGAATTCTGAGAattactggggtgttacagccttccccccttaaaggaatctcgtcccgagattcgggtaggAGTCCTCCGGGGTGAACCGGAGGTTAAGGCTTGCTTGAATTTGGTGGTTTGTTTATTAAGGTTCTTCgtagtaaactgctcttcgaatgtcatcttctttgcaacttcagaaggaagtcctcttTGTTTTTGCCTTTCGACTAATTCTTTTTATGTTAAGTTCATATTTCTCATATTTAGATTCAAATGGTAGGGGAGGCCTTGGGCATGGTTACGTACCAattcccttaggtagacaatcagggaagttcgaacgtagaaattcctcggtctcccaagtagcctcttcctctgagtgattactccattggatcttatacattttgatcgatttagcctgAGTTGATCTCTCTTTGCAATCcataaccttggaagggtactcttggtatgatagatctggctctatctccacttattgttctgctatgatctcggtcggcaatcgaacacactttttcagttgggatacatggaatacattgtggatggtagacatttttggaggtaacttaaatttgtatgccacgggtccacatgcttctatgatctcataaggtccaatgtaacgaggggctaacttcctttgatcccaaacctctgcactccattggtgggtgatactttcagatatacgaaatctcccacttcaaactggagaggttttcttctcttatcatggtaactcttctgcctggcatgagcaacttctagattcttcctgattagcttgactttcctttcggcttcagtcactaagtcaggtccaaaaatttctctttctcgaggctgagaccaattgagggggtgttcgacaccttcttccatatagggcttcaaaaggtgccatctttaggctagattgataactgttgttataagcacactctgccaaggagaggtacttatcccagttcttgccgcaatcgaccgcacaagcccttagcatatcttcaagaatttgatttacccttttggtatgaccatcagtctgtgggtgataagctgaacttcttattagcttggttccaaaagactcttgcagttgttcccaaattctggcaacgaattgggctcctcggtcagagacaatggtccggggtaatctgtgcaaacacacgattcggtcaatgtacaactctgtatacttctgagccttatcggtggtgtgcactggatgaaaatgtgccacttttgtaagtcggtccacaatgacccaaatcgaatcatgatgtcgggaggtgttgggcagacccacaataaaatccatgctgatgtcatcccatttccatgatggTATTGctaggggttgcaaggcaccagctgatttcaagtggcttgcctttatcctctgacatgtgtcacattctgatacatattgggctatctccctcttcattctggtcgaccaatacaagggcttcagatcatggtacattttggtgcttcctggatgcatggagcatttggagagatgagcttcatctaagattttcttcttgagatccttatttttaggaaccaccaatctactTTCAAACCACAATACACCCTTCCCATCTTGGCAGAAACACTTGTACTTTtctgtcttctgatggaggttctccttaatgatttgcactcccttgtcactgagttgggccatgattatctggacccgcaaagttggctcaacagaaatgtgagacaaagcaccagaaggaatcacttcaatcttcattttgctcaactcatcacatagggtgttgatgcgagaatccatcataacacagttgcattgcgacttctgactcaaggcatcagctactaCTTTGGCTTTCCCTGGGTGGTAGTGTACAtctaggtcatagtccttgatcagctctagccatcttctcggtCTCGTGTTGAGATCTgactgagtaaagatatacttgaggctcttatgatctgtgaagatattgcagtgggttcccattagatagtgtccccacatcttcaatgcatgaaccacggctgctaactccaagtcatgagtgggataattctgttCGTGAGGCCTGAGTGCCTTGGATGTGTAGGCAATGACCcgattgtcttgcatcaagacacaacccagtccagtgccagaggcatcatagtacacatcaaatggcttgccgctgtcgggttgcgctaacacctaTGTTGTGGTCAGATGTGTGCCTCAATGTGTGGAAAGCATCTTTGCACTTCtgacccaaacaaacttggctcctTCAACAATTAagtcatgggcttcgcaattcgagagaaatctggaatgaatctttgataataaccggccaatcccagaaaactttgaatctgacactacaggaaactggttaaagaacgtgggtgacaaaccgtcgaacttaatgtaataagccgtcgaacttaccataagaacgtgggtttaccgacgaatatagccgacggcgatttttggacgaacttagagaagtaagttcgacggccccgtcgaacttaacattaagaacatgggtactgtcgaacttaacattaagaacgtgggtaccgtcgaacttaacattaagaacatgtgtttttaagttcgacgggggccgtcgaattttttcccataagttcgtgggtacccatgttcttacggttaagttcgacggggccccgtggccgtcgaacttatgtgtcCTGCGTGGGTCTACGAGGActgcacattaagttcgacggtacccacgttcttaacattaacccttttccagaaaaaaataaaaaatacagaaatgaaaaattagacacacataatatcacatgcaacacaaaatatcacatacaataccgatttcaaacacattgatatatgttcatatcacaaattcacagaagtccaaatatataagttcacagaatatcacatacaatacagttAGTCCTATAGCCTTTTGTTGTACTGTGTCCGCCAACCACTACCTCTACTCTCGGCATCGGATAATCAGAACCCCTTATTGATGCAAGATTCCGTTGGGCGTAACCCTAAGCACCCACCAGAGGAATCACCCTCAATTCCCCTCAATTGATGCAAGATTCCGCTTATATGCAAAATCAAACAGCTTTTTTGTGAGGCCACCCTTCTCACCAACCTGGAAAGAGAATTCAAAACGTTAATTTTAACAATGAAAAATAGTTGATTGCTTACAAATGATCCCACATGATTAATGCCATTGAAAGCAGTTATATGTGTTATTAAAAATCATTGTGGAAATCTAATTCAAAGAAGCATGGTTATCTGTATAACAAGATATGTTACAATAGGGAGGTACTCAAAATATAAAACTTGCTCAAGTTATGTGCCACTTTTATCAACTGATCATAGTTGTATCACAAAGAGTTGAGCACAAGGGAATGACTATACAAAGCCTAGTGGATTGGTGTCAATACTATATTATCCAAACAAAGCCTCAGTGGGTTATTATTACCATATACGTAGAATATTCTAATGGTAACAATGCTAATCAATGGCATTGGTAGAAATATAAATTCAGGAAATAAACTCACTTTCTTAAACACTGCATCTCTGATACGATCCAAAATTGTAGGAACTGAAATTATAAGAGTAGGATTCAGTACAGAAACATCTCCTTTTGTCCCCTTCTTAATCTTGTTCGATGTATCAGTCATAGTCAATGTTGAACCATATCCAATGGCAGTACCAGAAGCTAGCATGACAGTCTGGATTGACAACATGTCAACATCATATCATTAAAGATAGCGACAACTCTTGTAAAACTACATGTGTATGAGTTAAAATATACATCACCTCTCCTGCTAGTTCAAGGATCCTAACCAGTCCTCACTTGACACCATGAGTGCCATCAAAATCGCACAGATCGACCTGAGAACAAATCTTCACTGAATGTGTCTGCAAAATAACCCCAACATCATAAGATGAATGTACAATTTTGATGTCTTTAATTCCAAGAAATGTAAAATGTGTGAATGCTACATTAGCATAAAAGAAATGGCAGTCCAAAGAGTGTACCCTAATCTAAGGGTCCAACTGTTCCCAAACAAATAGATAGAAAAAATAAACCATAAAAACAATACAATTCTCATAAGAGTGAAGTACTAAAACCAAAACATATCACCACAACCATAAATTATCACCTAAAATAAAAGTGAAATCAATTTATCTGCTATATTATAATAATTACATAAGTGTCATATTGTAAGATGTCATAAAACCCTACATACAATGTCTCCTAATTCAATAACACAAACATAGGCTGGACAGGTCTGCCCATCCACAAGAACTAAAGACACTGATTGTATTCActatttatttcatcagtgacatGAGGAACAACCTAGATATTTGAAACCACAGGTAGTTTAGATTACTAAAAAAAGATAGTGCCCTATCGGGCGCTGTCCCAATCTCCTCAGCGCTTTCTTTAGTCTCTGCAATCTAAAAGTGCAACAGTAATGCAAAGCAAAACTTAAAGTAGGATAAGGAGCTCAAGTTCCATCACAAAATAAAGAGTTCAAGTAGCATGTGGAATTGTGGATATGTTACTTTTAATGTAATAGATTCGTCTTAGAACCAGACATTTTCTGTTGGAACAAATCCAGCCAAGAAAATATTGGTACCCTCTCGGACTGAGAATGGCAATGTAACCACACCATATGCACCTGGTTTGCCGTATAAACAATAAGAAGGTTCGAGGACAAAAAAGTAAGAAACCAAGACTATTTATTATATTTTAGGAATCAATAGTGCAAAATAGAACCAAATGATTTCTATCGAAAAGTGTAGATATATTCATGCTAGGCGATCAACAAAGCAACCGATAAATTATCCAATTAAACTGCCCTAAACAAACAGCACTGGGTAAAAGCTGCCTTGGTTTAGTGCAATTGTATGCCCTATGTCATTGTGAACACAAGAGCTAAACTACACATACCCTGTTAAGGTCGTGTGTCTCCAATTTAGGCGATGGATTAGGCATGAACATGGACCACATCTCCCTTTTGAAGCCTATGTACATAGCCACTTCAAAATAGTAGTAATAAGTGGCGACGGTGTACCAAAAGGAATGGTTGCAACTGTGACACCAAAAGGCATGCATCCCTCTCTTTGCAACTCAACATGCTTGCTAGCACTGAAAATCTGTGAAACTGTCTATGTTTGGTGCCCTTTAAACCTTGATATCAAGAATAACATATGACTGTCATAGAAGCAAATAACTGATGAATTCTCTATTAGCAAAACCACAGCATTATCAAACACCAACACTAGCTTTAGCAGATTCAGTTAAAAGAGAGCAAATATTACAACAGAGTGACTTGCAATATTTCATTCCTCTGGCTTCAGAAACACTTAATTAATAAACAAGGAAACAACAAGTTTATAAACAGAGACTCCAAAAACTACAAATAAAGAGATTCAAAAACATGTCAATTTCCCCTAATTTCCAAGAGTTCACTTAAAGAAATTTTACAGGCTTCCACAGTTGAAAATTGGCAGCTCAATTTAGCCTGTAGAGATGACTAACGAAATTCGCCCACAACTCTACGTTCTAATAACTTCACCATGCATGACCTACCATCTGAGTAACCACTCTACTAATATTTGAATAGTTTGAATAGCACGAGAAATAGCACATTTAATATTCCTGTTTTCCTACTTTATATGCACATTTGAAGAATTTACAAGCGATACTACAAGGTTTAATTTGTCCATGTTACTCACGAAAACTGCATACCAAGGG
This genomic window contains:
- the LOC118476800 gene encoding long chain acyl-CoA synthetase 8-like, translated to MLASGTAIGYGSTLTMTDTSNKIKKGTKGDVSVLNPTLIISVPTILDRIRDAVFKKVGEKGGLTKKLFDFAYKRNLASIEGN